In Chelonia mydas isolate rCheMyd1 chromosome 19, rCheMyd1.pri.v2, whole genome shotgun sequence, the following are encoded in one genomic region:
- the TMEM222 gene encoding transmembrane protein 222, whose translation MAEAEAAGGKMKQFNGGPGAGLEPERGRFPYCVVWTPIPVLTWLFPIIGHMGICTSAGVIRDFAGPYYVSEDNMAFGKPVKYWKLDPNKVYSSSPNAWDTAVHDASEEYKHRMHNLCCDNCHSHVALALNLMRYDNSSSWNMVKLCFLSLLYGKYVSIGGFMKTWLPFVLFLGVILTVILTLHLR comes from the exons ATGGCGGAAGCGGAGGCCGCGGGGGGGAAGATGAAGCAGTTTAATGGCGGCCCGGGGgccgggctggagcccgagcgGGGTCGCTTCCCCTACTGCGTGGTGTGGACGCCCATCCCCGTCCTGAC ATGGCTCTTCCCTATCATCGGCCACATGGGTATCTGTACGTCAGCTGGAGTCATTCGGGACTTTGCGGGCCCTTACTACGTCTCC GAAGACAACATGGCATTTGGGAAGCCGGTGAA GTACTGGAAACTGGATCCAAACAAAGTGTACTCCAGCAGTCCCAATGCTTGGGATACGGCTGTGCATGATGCCTCTGAGGAGTACAAGCACCGAATG CACAATCTTTGCTGTGACAACTGCCACTCCCATGTGGCTCTGGCCTTAAACCTAATGAGATACGATAACAGCAGCTCCTGGAACATGGTCAAACTttgcttcctctccctcctgtaTGGGAAGTATGTAAG CATAGGGGGGTTCATGAAGACCTGGCTTCCCTTTGTCCTTTTCTTGGGGGTGATCCTGACTGTCATTCTGACCCTTCACTTGCGGTGA